From a region of the Helianthus annuus cultivar XRQ/B chromosome 5, HanXRQr2.0-SUNRISE, whole genome shotgun sequence genome:
- the LOC110940554 gene encoding protein IQ-DOMAIN 14: MGKTTRWIRSLFRPKKNPSSSTGSGSVRQYKHHGSSTTTLLDSSHPEPLDANKHAIAVAAATAAVAEAALAAAHAAAEVVRLTAGSGSRVFHDVERRRMSAAVKIQSGFRAYLARRALRALKALVKLQALVRGRIVRKQSADMLRRMQALARVQARVCATRASISASPRSSTRSPNSHTQPKSKSAKGVFIDRRLNGLNWLENWMEDTSRSSKQCRADDERSDKILEVDTWKPRLHPSPSNTSTHGSPWNPVSRHMSREVLPLGSMIHREAESTVSTADNTPRVPSPASKPGSSYKRSPFTECSRSVFGDYPSYPNYMANTESSQAKLRSHSAPRQRIPFEKSRSTRRRWDYSDTVSERGFRS, encoded by the exons ATGGGTAAGACAACCAGGTGGATCCGGTCACTTTTCCGGCCCAAAAAGAACCCGTCATCTTCAACCGGGTCGGGTTCTGTACGGCAATATAAACATCATGGGTCATCAACAACAACATTGCTTGATTCTTCACACCCTGAGCCGTTGGATGCTAACAAGCACGCGATAGCAGTGGCGGCTGCTACGGCTGCGGTGGCCGAGGCGGCGCTTGCGGCGGCCCATGCGGCGGCGGAGGTGGTGAGGTTGACAGCTGGCAGTGGGAGCAGAGTGTTTCATGACGTGGAGCGCCGGAGGATGTCGGCGGCTGTGAAGATACAGTCCGGTTTCCGGGCGTACTTG GCTAGGAGAGCACTAAGGGCTCTTAAAGCATTGGTAAAGCTTCAGGCACTCGTGAGAGGCCGCATTGTGAGAAAACAAAGTGCCGACATGCTTAGGCGTATGCAGGCCCTGGCACGAGTCCAGGCCCGAGTCTGTGCTACTCGAGCTTCAATTTCGGCCTCACCGCGTTCAAGCACCCGCTCTCCAAACTCACACACTCAACCC AAATCTAAAAGTGCCAAAGGCGTTTTCATCGACAGACGGTTAAACGGCCTGAATTGGTTAGAAAATTGGATGGAGGATACGTCTCGGAGCAGTAAACAATGCCGGGCCGATGATGAAAGAAGTGACAAGATTCTTGAAGTCGATACGTGGAAGCCTCGTCTTCACCCAAGCCCAAGTAACACGTCGACCCATGGCTCACCATGGAACCCGGTTTCCAGACACATGTCCCGGGAAGTGCTGCCATTGGGTTCAATGATCCACCGAGAAGCAGAAAGTACAGTATCAACGGCTGATAACACCCCACGGGTTCCTTCCCCTGCTTCTAAGCCCGGAAGTAGCTATAAAAGAAGCCCTTTTACTGAATGCTCACGAAGTGTATTTGGTGACTACCCGAGTTATCCAAACTACATGGCTAACACGGAATCATCACAAGCTAAACTGCGGTCCCACAGCGCTCCAAGACAAAGGATTCCGTTTGAAAAATCGCGCTCTACTAGGCGACGCTGGGATTATTCAGATACGGTCTCAGAGAGAGGATTTCGAAGCTAG